ACGGCTAAATTAACACATTCATGCAAATAAACCCACAAAGGTCCCTTTGCGTAGGTTTCACTTTGCTATGTGATACAAAGGGTCTCTTACCCTGCGGTTGGTAAACACAGTGTAGCACTCCTTCACAGTGACAGTTTTAATAATCTCAGGGTCAGCCACCATTAAAACCGGTGTTCTTGCATCGTACAACCTGCAAAAAGGAGGCATCTAGTCATTTGAGTTAACATTTTGGATCTTCATGCTTCAACCAAAAGAGAtttgcactttttttaaaactatttcagGTCCAAAGGAGGAACACcttcataaaaacaggaaatattcCCAATCTTAGTCACGCACAGCTTATTTAAAAGACACGTAAGTGCAGCTAAGTGTACTTGGATACATGAGTTGAAAACATCTTTCACATGAAGCAACAACTCACCCCCAGATGTCCCCATACTTCGCATGGCACTCTTGGTCAAAAGCAAGAATTCCCTACAAGAAGATGCAGGAAACTGTGTTTTAGAATAGAATGTATGCATTCAAATTAAATAGAGAAGACAGGTACTCATTGTCAGTCATCAGTCAGCTCCTTTTTACTGTAAGGTGAGGTGTATTACTATGTTGGTGTTTGGTTTCCTTACCTTTTTGAAGCCAAGTCCTGTTCCAACAAAAGGGAGAGGCGATGGTCCAGGTATCCCCAGCTTTTTGAAAAAACGATATGGCCAAATTCCATACCtgtgttacaaaaaaagaagaaaagctgaGATCGATATGACATCAGTTATTATAAACAAATAACTATCACAACTAATAACAAAGCTTGACACCCATTTGTTTCCTTCGCAGAATACTCACAGCAAAAGCAGGGTAAACACGATCGCCAGCAACGTCCAAGTGGTTGGTGAAAATAAtgtgaaaaacattttagaCTTTCTTCCTGAAAGCGCTGGAAAAGGAACTGAGGAAACGCGCTGGGAGCCTGATCTTAAAGCCACTCCGTGATGGGAGGAGACTGACAAATTATCAGCgaggctgtaaaaaaaaaaaaaaagaaaagaaaaaaagaggtcaTTGGTGGGTCAGTTAGCTTTAGTCACCACCTCTGACTCAGCGGGTTTTCCAGGATATCAAACAAAAACTTTGAtcagaaaaaaaggtttatatGAATTGCAGTATTTAAAttcacaataaacaaacaacttaaataaagtagcagttttttttttaacgctcAGATGCGTAAATTTGCAATGACACGACCTGATAAACAATTTAAATTTCAGAGTATGATACTTTTTTCTAATAATTTCCTAATTACACATTTATAAATAGTTTTAAgcctttctttaaaaacaaagaaacaaacgcGTATTTCGGAAGACTTTTGGGCCTTTTTAGGCCCCATAGTTTGCCCGGAAATACAACGATTGACCCGGGAAGTTAGCTGCGGATGCTAGTTATGCGGCttgttttctgccttttttgttctttgtatTATAATCAAATTGAGTGAACCTGTCTTCTGGTCAGAGATTCGGCTGCTTTTAACGCAGTTAGAAGGTAAGTTAAAGATTAGATGCGTGGTTTCCCATTGTGTGCTTGCTGTGACTCTGAAATGATCCGTTTTTAAACTGTCCTTGTTCTGCAACGTGAAGCACGGTTGACATTAGCTTTCGTTTAGAGCTTCCATTTACAGCTTTGCATTTAAACCACGCTGAGGtatttgcttgttccatatttttaaatattttcccacCTTTATAACAAAAAGGTTAGACTCTTAATACATTTTatgaattttttctttttataacgGTTTCTGTGTTAAGGGCATTTACTTGTGGGGCGTCAAGGTTGTTTTTAGTTGATGAATCACATACAGCTTAATCTGACCTCAGTAAAACCGTTGGATAAAAACTTACCTTTTATAAATGTTTGATAGTATAATTAACATTTGATATTGGTTCACGAAGCAGATAATTTAGGGGGCAAATGTAGGTTTTGCTAGAAATTTGTCCCATGCCACTCTATTCATGCACATCACCAGGCTCCTCATTTTGCATTATAACCCTAGTTGTTTCCTGTTATatcatatataatatattttatatcaGAGTATCACTGCACAATTAACATGACCCCCAAAATGTACTTTAAGGATGTCATTGCAATATTTATAGTGAATGTtggaataaatgaataattcaGATGTAAGtcagatttattttaattagcAAGAGGATTAGTATAGGATATTCATAGtgtgcatattttatttatttatttatttttaataactcGCCATTAGTTATAATATTTTGGAGTGCAGTGTAAACATTCCTAAGTCTAGGTAGCTACTCTGTTCTTTCCGTTTGgcctttttaaaaggaaaatctgaatgcAGCATGAAGCATGATGGCTTGAATCTGGTCTTTTTATGTTTCAtcatttgcagcattttttttttctttttttacgggctgtggctcaggaggtagagtggGTTGTCTACCAATCGGAAGGCTGGTGGCTTAATCTCTGGCTCTAGTCTGCATGCcgaagtatccttgggcaagatactgaacgcTGAATTGCTCCTGACGCATACTGAGTGTGGCTGTTagattaaagtaaaaaaataaagtttcccCTAAAATGAAGTTTTATTGGTGAAATAGTGAAGTTTCTCAGTGTACAGTTGGATTCATAGCAGTATGTAGTTAGCATTATGGGAATTGTTTATtgtatgctttttttcttttctttttttttaaacaaaacttgAAAATCCAAACGTCTTAGTAAACTGGTTTGTCAAGCAATTGCCAGTCTGTCCCAACCTTCATTGGATTTAATGGCAGTATAACCTGACAGCTTTCCCTCaatgtactttttatttttagcccTTTCTCAAAAGAaatcatttttcatttaaaatgttcaaGTTTGTAATCACTTTGTCTTTTGGTTATTTTCTGCCAGTTTTGAATGTGTCTCTGAAGCCCCGCTATATTTTCACCAAAGCCCTTTTGCTGTCATAAATTGTCACCACAGCAGTCCCTAATTTcagctgtttttgtctttcacaGAAATAATTTGCCATCATGTTCCTCACCCTCACCCTTCTGCGAAAAGGTATTCCTGGAAAGCAGTGGATCGGAAAGTATCGACGGCCTCGACAGATTACTTGGCAAATGAAACGCAACACACTGAAGCAGCTGGAGCGCGAAGCTGAGAACGAGTACTGGATCAGCCGGCCGTACATGACCCAGGAACAGGAGCACGGGCATGCAGCAGAACGCAGAGCCCAGAACTGGCTCAAGCTCAAGGAGGCCAGCTTTGCGAATTTTCCTGAACACAAACGCATCACAGATCACCTGAGTCATCTGAGAATCACTAAGAACTGGTCAAGTTAACGTGTGAAGTGACATGCAAAGACTGTGTTTATAGTATAACAATCTAAAACAGTTAATTTGTCCAAAGAAGccctgtttttgtttattatggCTTATTATTACTGATTTGCTTATTGTCAACTGAGAAGCCACCTTGAAGTGTTCCCAAAAGACCGTTCTCACTCTCTCTGTTCGCAGATGTTTTGGGTTCGGCTGAAAATGTGACTGGCATTCTTCCTTTCGATGTAGCTTTCTTTGGATAAAATTCTCTTCAAAAGCCACGTTTTATCTGTGCGTCCTTAATTAAGAGCTTaacaacaaaatacacttttaagttCAGCCTCCCCACTGGTTACAAAAGCTCTTTAACTGAATGAGCTGCACAAGTATATTCCATGAGGAAAACTGAGAAATTATATCGATTATCTGGGGCATTTAGGGCGCAATTATGTAACTTTAACAAacaattgaacacattttaatttgttgtgacTGTAAAGCCTTTTTGACCCTTTGAAGTTTTATAAGAGTGGgaggaatattttttttttaatctaaaggAAATGCTTTGGTTCTATTCACTGATCCTTTTAAGGAATTGTGTTTGTAGGTAATGAGCCTTGTTATTTTATCTACTGCTCTGTAGTCTTGTGATAAGATATGCTTTATGATTCCTGCTATTGCCACAAATCTAAGGCTCTCCAGAGACTCTGGATTATTGGCCCTCATGAAAACTCAGATGCAGCACAACACTGTTGTCTAACAGTGGTTATTGCCATCACATATCAGTAATATTGACAGAACCAATACGTATCTGGAGGAAGAACCTTTTAAGGACATGGAGGAAGGTGTGACCCAAACACAAACTCAAATTACATGCCCTTAAATGGAAACACAGACCTGAGGCAAATTTATCTGTAGTTTACTTTAAGACATCATTCAGTATTTCCAAGCAATAAAGCAGACAATGCATAACACATGCTGTATTGGCCGTGGATATAAGAAATAATTCACTGTATAGTATAAACACTTTTGTTAAAATTCTTTTTTTACAATGAGGGTTTAAAGAAGTGTCACAAACAATAGTATGAGATGCTGATATAGTTTGTGTTCTACATAAATCTGTGTTTTAGTTAATTGATAGCACTAAAGAAGATACTGACTGTCAGTGAGAGCACAACCAATCTGCACACACGCAGCATTACACTGTTGTCTGATAACAGTTATTGCTTTTATGTAATAATTCATAATTATATCACCAGACAGGTGGAAAAGCCAGCAGGTGACCTGATTATTATCCTTTTAAGGAAAGACTGGAGTAAGTTGtgaccaaataaaaaaaagaaaagaaagaaaagcaaacactGACTCGGAAATCACCTGCCCTTAAATGGAGCCATCAGGCTCATGTACCCACCCCAATGAGGGTTTATCGTCAATGACGTCCACATGGTGAGCATAAACACTTTGATTTTGTGTGCATAATGCCTGCAGATGCTACATGAGGGGTTAAAGTGTAACTGCCAATAATATAAGAAGATAATGTGCTCTGGTTGCTCCTGTCTTTCTATCAGTGTGTGCAGGACAGTGAAATAGTAAAACAGCAGGAAGATTCTGCCAttttccacctttttaattGGTGTAGCACAAAACAGCGGTAACCAGAGCTTCTCTGCAGCGCAGGCTGGTTGCTGGTTTCCATAGTAGCCATCCAGTCTGATTTAGACTTGCAACAACAGGCGAGCCCAAACTGTGAGGACAGAAAACCTGAAGCCCTCACCTGCAAACCATTCATGACGTCATTCTTTCCACCTAAACTGTTTTAATTTCGATGGAAATGTCACTGCAGGATTTGTTTTCTTAGCCTGTCTTAGTGTGGCCAACTACGAGTCCGAAATAATTGAGCAAGATTTATGAGGCGATGAAAAAAATGTTCTAGAAAGAGCTCACGGCAGTAAACAAAGAGGAAACCACAAAGTTCAGCATTACTGTTCCTACAAATTAACTGACCAGAATTCTCCTGGGGAGATTTTAGGAAGgttttttcttaatttaatAACACCTGCAAACTTATAAGAGAGATTAAACCTCACTGTTTGAGATTTGACTTTTACatctaaaaccaaaaaaactgaGGGTCTTTTAAGAAGATTTGCCCTAATTCCCATGGTCTATTGTTGTAGTCTTTGTAAGATTTTGTGTCTATTAATGTATATTTTATGTTAGTTGGGGGGTGGTGTCTGTTTGGAGGTCATTTTCAGTTCTTTGAGGTTATTTTTGAGTCCCTTTGCAGTTGCCTTGGCCTCTGTGtggatatttaatttattttccaaAGAGAAATATGACTTCAAAACGTCTGTCCTAGGGGTTCCATTTCGCCTTTGGCCATCAGAGTTGTGCTTGTTGGGTTCTTTCATTTGCTAATCCCCGCGTGACTTAAACGCTCTTAGTTCCACTACTGCAGTTTGTTGAGAGCAGGAGCCACTGCGAACTTTCAGTGTACGCATAATTATGTCCAGCAGATGGAGCTCCAGGTCCTGTTAGTAACACCAGTCAATAACAGCCAACCCAGagtctctcctctcctctcctggaTGATGAGGTGCGTAAGAGGCGCCAACGCACCACACCGGGCTTGGGAGGTAGCTAATGAGCACACCAGACAGCCAGCCTCTGTCCAAGAAATCCGCTCAGAGCCTGAGACACCATGAAAACCAACTGCAGATTGCGGAGTAACGATTCACCTGCAGACGACTGAGTGAAGCGGTAGGATGGCGGGGGGTCGGAGGGGACTTGTGGCCCCTCAGAATACTTTTTTGGAGAATATTGTCAGACGGTCGAACGGTAAGGATGATGcgatttaaacattaaaaatgaactCTACTCTGTTTTGGAAAGCTAGACATAATAAATGCCTCGACACAGTCAACTAGTCTAATTAACTAAATAACGAGGAGGGCTAATTAATTAAGAATCCTTtattgagatttttttaaagtaacatttTTGTGATCTTTTTACCAGGAGGGGAAAAACTACTGGGTGTTAAACATTCTGATTAATGTTTCTAGTAGGACTGTCAATATCTCACTCATGTATTTAGAGTAAGCATATTCATCtttaaaattatttcattttttcactttcactttttcactGTGTGCATTACAAGCATTAAATGTACTACTGATTACATAGGACCATTGGAAATGTCCAAGGAAAGACTGTATGGCTCAGAAATGTCTGGCATGATACTTATTTCTACAGTTTTCACATAAATAGATTATCAGTATAATATAGAGAGTGAAAAGTCCTGCTTTTGATAGCATTCACTTTAATTTCCCTTTAAGTTACAGGTCAGTTTGAAATTTAGCTGTTGGGATTTTATTATCAACATCTGAggcattattatttattaaactaaatctaaaaatgtatcCAAAAGTAGTTGACATTTGTCCAAACATAATCCTAATAGTTATTTTTATCATGTTCACTTTTCTTCATGGAGTCTGGAAAGCCTTGCACCATGTTGTAACTGGTGCTATGAATCAGTTAATAAAGAGGATTTAGGCTTTCTGTTATACCATTTTGAGTTACATTTCactgaaagaaaacacacagaccaGACTTCTCAGGAAAAACATGAACTAAAATtaagattctttcttttttaaacttataGAGACAAGTGGGATTTGTTAAGCCAACTGTTCTGGCTtcagtaaaaacacagaaagtagcttttctgtgttttttagaTCCAACAGGACGTGACAGCACGGACTGGAGAGTTGACAGCTAGCTGTGACAGAGAACCACCTGCGTTTGTTGCCTCTGTCATGAGACACATTTTGGGAAAATTACTGGATACGTACtatctttatgtttttgtttttgttttttttttaaataggggTTCACACATGTGAAACCACCATGTTTCTGTGCATGAACTCTCCGCCTCACTGTCAGTCTGCTCCTGCTGCACATATCTACATTTAAATGTGTTATGACAAACAGGGAGCAGCCTGCTCAGAGACAGTGACAGCATCTCTTCACAGTGAGGCTGGCTTTACAGCGTGATGTCTGGATTCCTAAGCTGTATAATATATTTAAGAAAATCCACCcgttaaaaacaaaagcagatacATATGTTTTTCTTATGACCTTAGGCAGCCCATGATGGATTAGTGAGCGGTAAATCTCTCCCAAGCTTGAAACAAAGGAGCCGAGACTATAATTTGCTGGATGCCACTGAGACAGTGGTGGGTGGGCATTCGCAAACaatgaaatattccttttatGTACcagtcattcatttttaaatagcTAGCTTTGTGCTATATTTTGACGACAGTGTTCAAGACAACTTTTTGATTTTCGTGCCCAGCAGTTCACCACCTACTTTGACTTTTAAATTATGCAGATATCTTCTCTTCTCTCACTATACTTACACTCCCCATTTAATAAACCTGTCAAACATTTTTCTCAGCACTTGTCTTAAAAGGAAACGAACAGTCACAAAGAACAGCACTGATGGCTCAATTACACATGTCAGTAACTTAAAAAGGTACATATTATGCTCATTTCCAcctctgtatttttattctgGGATTCCACTAGATTAGCTTTGCATGtctcaaagtttaaaaaacgTCTTCGATATACCTGTTTTATATGTTGCCCCTGAGTTCGTCCTCTTGTCCAAAACAATCCCTAGATTTCTTTACTAAAGTCTAttttcctctgattggctgacatCTCGAAGCCTGCCGAGGGGCAGCACTGAGAGTTCTACGTGCTGCCCCTGTAGAAGACGACTGTATAGAAACATCACATGGAAAAAAACAGACTGAAGCCTGAGATTCTGGCTCATAGAGATTAGAGATCATTGTTTGAAACTTTTTCTCCCAAAATTTGGTTCATAGTAACAACCTGCATACGTCTGTTTACTTGTCTTTTCAAATGACAGTATactaacaaaaaaatataagaTAGGCATGGTTgaagaaacagctgaaacaacGTCAGATTACATTGATATTAGTGTTATATTTGATACTGTAATATAAACTTACCTTGTCTTTTGTAGAACATAGTCATGTTAGCTATacaatttattttgtatttatgtttttctgtAGCAGTGTTGTAGAAGAGTGTATGTAGTCCAGGCATTTTAAGAGCACTGAGCAACACTGATAATGTTACACTATATTTGCAACTCATCTAGTTATGTGCAAATGCAATGCTGGCATTACTTTAGGTGCTTTTACGGTTGGTCCCACATAAAATAGGGTAAAGCACAACAGGTCGCTTTTATTTGTTTCGAGTAAAGGTGCCACAAAAGTGTCCTGGAAACCTCGAAAACTGTTACAATGCATCTCAGAAATTAGTATAATTATAACCaatcaacaaaaacagaatgctACCAGTTCAGGCCCAGCTGATGATCAGCTGTTAGAATGATTATTCAGCTGCTgaaacagctgctgttgtttatggTAGTGCACTGTCAGGTTATGCAGTTGCCATTCTGTTACACATTTTCCACATTTTATCGAATTAAACCAAAATGCTTATTTTTAGGACCTCCATCAAGACCTGCAGCACATTTGACTCTAACGACCTTACCAcatttaaagtcacttaaattaCCTTTCTTTCCCATTTCGATGTTCAGATTGAGCTTTgtcaggtcatcttgaccatggcTGCATTCCTACATATGTCAAGTTGCTGCCGATTGGCTGATTGGATATTTttgttaatgagcagttgaacaagTGTAGCTACTGAGCGGGGCAATGGGTGTATAAGTGAAGCTGATGTTAGCTGAAGAAAGTTGAatccattagcagctaaagtgGCAAATATTTCTCTCAGaagttattaaagatgaaatcaAAGCTTAAAAAAATTGATCACAGGGTTATAAATGTGATTAAGTTTGCAtgcttgtttctgtttttatctgcaCTCATGTGGCCACTAATGTGTTAACTTAATCAGAATAGTTTTTTTTCAGATAGTTGCTTTAAATGTCTATCAGCAGCTACTCAAGTTAAACACAAGCGTGTCTCTGTTTGTTTGACATTCAGTGCATGTTTCTCTCTGTAATCTGTTAAccctcttttcttttcaaacatttcagtttGGACACTGTCACATAGGCAGACAGGTACTATGAAGTTTAATTTGGCGTGCTGCTCATATTCCCCCCGTCAGTGTCTCTCTTTTTGTAATGTAACACTTAATGTTCTAGACCAAATGCTGTTAATTTACAAAGCTCAGATCTGAAATGTTTGCTGCAACCCATTAGTGAGTTAACAGATGCCTCCTTTTATGCCTCCTTCCTCCCAGGATCCCAACATTAACATGTGTTCACTGCAAAATAACATGTTGGCATGAAATGTTCTGTGCATCGTCCCCATGCTTTTAGTGATTattcat
This is a stretch of genomic DNA from Maylandia zebra isolate NMK-2024a linkage group LG13, Mzebra_GT3a, whole genome shotgun sequence. It encodes these proteins:
- the mrpl57 gene encoding large ribosomal subunit protein mL63, with amino-acid sequence MFLTLTLLRKGIPGKQWIGKYRRPRQITWQMKRNTLKQLEREAENEYWISRPYMTQEQEHGHAAERRAQNWLKLKEASFANFPEHKRITDHLSHLRITKNWSS